In Piliocolobus tephrosceles isolate RC106 chromosome 4, ASM277652v3, whole genome shotgun sequence, the following are encoded in one genomic region:
- the MRPL36 gene encoding 39S ribosomal protein L36, mitochondrial — MANLFIRKMVNPLLYLSRYTVKPRALSTFLMGSLGGAAPVAVKPGAEVCSLLSPGLLPHLLPALGFKTKAVLKKRCKDCYLVKRRGRWYIYCKTNPRHKQRQM, encoded by the coding sequence ATGGCAAATCTTTTTATAAGGAAGATGGTGAACCCTCTGTTATATCTCAGTCGTTACACAGTGAAGCCTCGAGCCCTCTCCACATTTCTGATGGGATCCCTTGGAGGTGCAGCCCCCGTGGCTGTGAAACCCGGGGCAGAAGTGTGCTCACTTCTCTCACCCGGCCTCCTGCCCCACCTGCTGCCCGCACTGGGTTTCAAAACCAAGGCTGTTCTTAAGAAGCGCTGCAAGGACTGTTACCTGGTAAAGAGGCGGGGCCGGTGGTACATCTATTGTAAAACCAACCCGAGGCACAAGCAGAGACAGATGTAG